One Xylocopa sonorina isolate GNS202 chromosome 18, iyXylSono1_principal, whole genome shotgun sequence DNA segment encodes these proteins:
- the LOC143431612 gene encoding ecto-NOX disulfide-thiol exchanger 2 isoform X3: protein MGPMGALTSIAGPQSFMELTSQGFPPLPPPMPLPGMNDSPLEFSTNKNQPPVVRETSEDSSDKRNEKSDIRRERENRDNRDNRDNRRSRNDRRERDRERREERSERDRREERRPDDRNSINSNSCNNGHNNNSSGNELPSSSNTGSTQNLGAQMEQTTGVWGMGVGYPVMGMGPMGPMGPMMSEMTLGPHMGHTHSYGPMSMGMMSHDGTMIGAQILGPEQIMNDAAQIMNSALPPPPTTQQGTKEIIHCKSCTLFPPNPNAPPPTTRERPPGCRTIFVGGLPENITETIIQEIFERCGEITTLRLSKKNFCHIRFVLESSVDAAIYLSGYRVRIGSSGESANTGRLHVDFAQARDDQYEWECRQRQLQREQRHRERVEKERQRAPSSPPPVVHYTDHEASNICEKIKQDDTFMKAVQTNTFEFQKTRSVTLPNKRIKSLQVVVTWLERGDCTKRNANTFYSMIQSTNSHVRRLLTEKVAYEEELQKAKELMKGRMQGLLIQFSQIERVFTAASHKKVWDHFTKAQRKNIEIWKKQSSEIKAVQLEESLMEGEGEMEVSDSEEEPQRKKARNQSDVHDDTERLQTLKEENDSLRCQLEAYKNEVDLLKSETKSEIDAKDKQMKMLQQTLKGMQEQLMQSRKQQAQDDQRIKDLTVKLNATKREEPQESEIITLDKDDDINEEPRTPKQLALATSHVQITQKDAKLIGLIATFLHIHPFGASVDYLWSYLQKMEPGIKPNEVEALMQRFPQVFKQDLFGIGANMERRWQFSGFNVYRNH, encoded by the exons ATGGGACCTATGGGAGCCCTTACTTCAATCGCTGGCCCACAAAGTTTCATGGAGTTAACAAGCCAGGGGTTTCCTCCTCTACCTCCACCGATGCCACTGCCTGGGATGAATGATTCTCCTTTAGAATTTAGTACAAATAAAAATCAACCACCAGTAGTTAGAGAAACATCTGAGGATAGTAGTgataaaagaaatgaaaaaagtGATATTAGACGTGAAAGAGAAAACAGAGACAACAGGGATAATCGTGACAATAGAAG GTCTAGAAATGATCGAAGGGAACGAGATAGGGAAAGAAGGGAAGAAAGAAGTGAAAGGGATCGAAGAGAAGAACGAAGACCAGATGATCGAAACAGTATAAATTCTAATAGTTGCAATAACGGACATAATAATAATTCAAGTGGTAATGAACTTCCATCTTCGTCTAATACTGGTAGTACTCAGAATCTAGGAGCACAAATGGAACAAACAACAGGTGTTTGGGGTATGGGAGTGGGATATCCAGTAATGGGGATGGGTCCAATGGGACCAATGGGACCAATGATGAGCGAAATGACGCTTGGTCCACATATGGGGCATACTCATAGTTATGGGCCCATGAGTATGGGAATGATGTCGCATGATGGCACTATGATAGGTGCACAAATATTAGGACCAGAACAAATAATGAACGATGCAGCCCAAATCATGAACAGTGCCTTACCTCCTCCACCAACAACACAGCAAGGTACCAAAGAAATTATACACTGTAAAAGTTGTACGCTGTTCCCACCAAATCCGAATGCTCCACCTCCAACAACTAGAGAAAGGCCTCCAGGATGCAGAACAATTTTTGTCGGAG GTTTACCAGAGAATATTACAGAAACGATAATTCAAGAAATATTCGAACGGTGTGGAGAGATAACCACTTTGCGGCTGTCTAAAAAAAACTTTTGTCATATACGTTTTGTACTAGAGAGTAGCGTCGATGCAGCTATTTATTTATCTGGGTATAGAGTTAGAATAGGATCCAGTGGTGAATCTGCAAACACTGGCAGGCTTCATGTAGACTTTGCTCAA GCTAGGGATGATCAGTATGAATGGGAATGCAGACAACGACAGCTACAAAGAGAACAACGACACAGAGAAAGAGTTGAAAAGGAAAGACAAAGGGCACCATCCAGTCCACCCCCCGTAGTTCACTATACCGACCATGAGGCATCGAATATTTGCGAGAAGATTAAACAAGATGATACATTTATGAAAGCGGTACAA ACGAATACTTTTGAATTCCAGAAAACACGTTCTGTCACGTTACCAAACAAGCGCATTAAATCATTACAGGTTGTCGTGACATGGCTCGAGCGTGGAGACTGTACCAAAAGGAACGCTAACACATTTTATTCGATGATTCAATCAACGAATTCTCACGTTCGGAGATTACTCACAGAGAAAGTCGCCTACGAGGAGGAACTTCAGAAGGCAAAAGAACTGATGAAGGGAAGGATGCAAGGACTCTTGATACAAT TCAGTCAGATTGAACGCGTCTTTACTGCGGCCAGCCACAAGAAGGTCTGGGATCACTTCACAAAGGCTCAGCGGAAGAACATCGAAATATGGAAGAAACAATCTTCG GAAATTAAAGCAGTACAACTGGAAGAATCTTTAATGGAAGGTGAAGGAGAAATGGAAGTTTCCGATTCAGAGGAGGAACCGCAACGCAAAAAAGCACGTAATCAGTCAGATGTACACGATGATACCGAAAGATTGCAAACGTTAAAGGAAGAGAACGATAGTCTTCGGTGTCAGTTGGAAGCATACAAAAATGAA gtAGATTTGTTAAAATCTGAGACAAAAAGTGAAATAGATGCGAAGGATAAGCAAATGAAAATGTTGCAGCAAACCTTGAAAGGTATGCAAGAACAATTAATGCAGTCGAGAAAACAGCAAGCCCAAGATGATCAAAGGATTAAAGATTTGACTGTGAAATTGAATGCCACGAAAAGGGAAGAACCACAAGAAAGTGAGATAATAACGTTAGATAAAGATGATGATATCAACGAAGAACCGCGAACTCCGAAACAATTAGCCTTAGCAACTAGCCACGTACAAATTACTCAAAAGGATGCTAAGTTGATAG GATTAATAGCGACATTTTTACATATTCATCCATTCGGTGCAAGCGTAGATTATTTGTGGTCCTATTTACAAAAAATGGAACCAGGTATCAAACCGAATGAAGTAGAAGCTCTGATGCAACGATTTCCTCAAGTCTTTAAACAGGATTTATTCGGAATCGGTGCAAATATGGAAAGACGTTGGCAATTTTCAGGTTTTAATGTTTACCGT
- the LOC143431612 gene encoding ecto-NOX disulfide-thiol exchanger 2 isoform X5, with product MAYNFPGVPATAMPPMGMGPMGALTSIAGPQSFMELTSQGFPPLPPPMPLPGMNDSPLEFSTNKNQPPVVRETSEDSSDKRNEKSDIRRERENRDNRDNRDNRRSRNDRRERDRERREERSERDRREERRPDDRNSINSNSCNNGHNNNSSGNELPSSSNTGSTQNLGAQMEQTTGVWGMGVGYPVMGMGPMGPMGPMMSEMTLGPHMGHTHSYGPMSMGMMSHDGTMIGAQILGPEQIMNDAAQIMNSALPPPPTTQQGTKEIIHCKSCTLFPPNPNAPPPTTRERPPGCRTIFVGGLPENITETIIQEIFERCGEITTLRLSKKNFCHIRFVLESSVDAAIYLSGYRVRIGSSGESANTGRLHVDFAQARDDQYEWECRQRQLQREQRHRERVEKERQRAPSSPPPVVHYTDHEASNICEKIKQDDTFMKAVVVTWLERGDCTKRNANTFYSMIQSTNSHVRRLLTEKVAYEEELQKAKELMKGRMQGLLIQFSQIERVFTAASHKKVWDHFTKAQRKNIEIWKKQSSEIKAVQLEESLMEGEGEMEVSDSEEEPQRKKARNQSDVHDDTERLQTLKEENDSLRCQLEAYKNEVDLLKSETKSEIDAKDKQMKMLQQTLKGMQEQLMQSRKQQAQDDQRIKDLTVKLNATKREEPQESEIITLDKDDDINEEPRTPKQLALATSHVQITQKDAKLIGLIATFLHIHPFGASVDYLWSYLQKMEPGIKPNEVEALMQRFPQVFKQDLFGIGANMERRWQFSGFNVYRNH from the exons ATGGCTTATAATTTTCCGGGTGTACCAGCGACCGCTATGCCACCGATGG GTATGGGACCTATGGGAGCCCTTACTTCAATCGCTGGCCCACAAAGTTTCATGGAGTTAACAAGCCAGGGGTTTCCTCCTCTACCTCCACCGATGCCACTGCCTGGGATGAATGATTCTCCTTTAGAATTTAGTACAAATAAAAATCAACCACCAGTAGTTAGAGAAACATCTGAGGATAGTAGTgataaaagaaatgaaaaaagtGATATTAGACGTGAAAGAGAAAACAGAGACAACAGGGATAATCGTGACAATAGAAG GTCTAGAAATGATCGAAGGGAACGAGATAGGGAAAGAAGGGAAGAAAGAAGTGAAAGGGATCGAAGAGAAGAACGAAGACCAGATGATCGAAACAGTATAAATTCTAATAGTTGCAATAACGGACATAATAATAATTCAAGTGGTAATGAACTTCCATCTTCGTCTAATACTGGTAGTACTCAGAATCTAGGAGCACAAATGGAACAAACAACAGGTGTTTGGGGTATGGGAGTGGGATATCCAGTAATGGGGATGGGTCCAATGGGACCAATGGGACCAATGATGAGCGAAATGACGCTTGGTCCACATATGGGGCATACTCATAGTTATGGGCCCATGAGTATGGGAATGATGTCGCATGATGGCACTATGATAGGTGCACAAATATTAGGACCAGAACAAATAATGAACGATGCAGCCCAAATCATGAACAGTGCCTTACCTCCTCCACCAACAACACAGCAAGGTACCAAAGAAATTATACACTGTAAAAGTTGTACGCTGTTCCCACCAAATCCGAATGCTCCACCTCCAACAACTAGAGAAAGGCCTCCAGGATGCAGAACAATTTTTGTCGGAG GTTTACCAGAGAATATTACAGAAACGATAATTCAAGAAATATTCGAACGGTGTGGAGAGATAACCACTTTGCGGCTGTCTAAAAAAAACTTTTGTCATATACGTTTTGTACTAGAGAGTAGCGTCGATGCAGCTATTTATTTATCTGGGTATAGAGTTAGAATAGGATCCAGTGGTGAATCTGCAAACACTGGCAGGCTTCATGTAGACTTTGCTCAA GCTAGGGATGATCAGTATGAATGGGAATGCAGACAACGACAGCTACAAAGAGAACAACGACACAGAGAAAGAGTTGAAAAGGAAAGACAAAGGGCACCATCCAGTCCACCCCCCGTAGTTCACTATACCGACCATGAGGCATCGAATATTTGCGAGAAGATTAAACAAGATGATACATTTATGAAAGCG GTTGTCGTGACATGGCTCGAGCGTGGAGACTGTACCAAAAGGAACGCTAACACATTTTATTCGATGATTCAATCAACGAATTCTCACGTTCGGAGATTACTCACAGAGAAAGTCGCCTACGAGGAGGAACTTCAGAAGGCAAAAGAACTGATGAAGGGAAGGATGCAAGGACTCTTGATACAAT TCAGTCAGATTGAACGCGTCTTTACTGCGGCCAGCCACAAGAAGGTCTGGGATCACTTCACAAAGGCTCAGCGGAAGAACATCGAAATATGGAAGAAACAATCTTCG GAAATTAAAGCAGTACAACTGGAAGAATCTTTAATGGAAGGTGAAGGAGAAATGGAAGTTTCCGATTCAGAGGAGGAACCGCAACGCAAAAAAGCACGTAATCAGTCAGATGTACACGATGATACCGAAAGATTGCAAACGTTAAAGGAAGAGAACGATAGTCTTCGGTGTCAGTTGGAAGCATACAAAAATGAA gtAGATTTGTTAAAATCTGAGACAAAAAGTGAAATAGATGCGAAGGATAAGCAAATGAAAATGTTGCAGCAAACCTTGAAAGGTATGCAAGAACAATTAATGCAGTCGAGAAAACAGCAAGCCCAAGATGATCAAAGGATTAAAGATTTGACTGTGAAATTGAATGCCACGAAAAGGGAAGAACCACAAGAAAGTGAGATAATAACGTTAGATAAAGATGATGATATCAACGAAGAACCGCGAACTCCGAAACAATTAGCCTTAGCAACTAGCCACGTACAAATTACTCAAAAGGATGCTAAGTTGATAG GATTAATAGCGACATTTTTACATATTCATCCATTCGGTGCAAGCGTAGATTATTTGTGGTCCTATTTACAAAAAATGGAACCAGGTATCAAACCGAATGAAGTAGAAGCTCTGATGCAACGATTTCCTCAAGTCTTTAAACAGGATTTATTCGGAATCGGTGCAAATATGGAAAGACGTTGGCAATTTTCAGGTTTTAATGTTTACCGT
- the LOC143431612 gene encoding ecto-NOX disulfide-thiol exchanger 2 isoform X4, with the protein MAYNFPGVPATAMPPMGMGPMGALTSIAGPQSFMELTSQGFPPLPPPMPLPGMNDSPLEFSTNKNQPPVVRETSEDSSDKRNEKSDIRRERENRDNRDNRDNRRSRNDRRERDRERREERSERDRREERRPDDRNSINSNSCNNGHNNNSSGNELPSSSNTGSTQNLGAQMEQTTGVWGMGVGYPVMGMGPMGPMGPMMSEMTLGPHMGHTHSYGPMSMGMMSHDGTMIGAQILGPEQIMNDAAQIMNSALPPPPTTQQGTKEIIHCKSCTLFPPNPNAPPPTTRERPPGCRTIFVGGLPENITETIIQEIFERCGEITTLRLSKKNFCHIRFVLESSVDAAIYLSGYRVRIGSSGESANTGRLHVDFAQARDDQYEWECRQRQLQREQRHRERVEKERQRAPSSPPPVVHYTDHEASNICEKIKQDDTFMKAVQVVVTWLERGDCTKRNANTFYSMIQSTNSHVRRLLTEKVAYEEELQKAKELMKGRMQGLLIQFSQIERVFTAASHKKVWDHFTKAQRKNIEIWKKQSSEIKAVQLEESLMEGEGEMEVSDSEEEPQRKKARNQSDVHDDTERLQTLKEENDSLRCQLEAYKNEVDLLKSETKSEIDAKDKQMKMLQQTLKGMQEQLMQSRKQQAQDDQRIKDLTVKLNATKREEPQESEIITLDKDDDINEEPRTPKQLALATSHVQITQKDAKLIGLIATFLHIHPFGASVDYLWSYLQKMEPGIKPNEVEALMQRFPQVFKQDLFGIGANMERRWQFSGFNVYRNH; encoded by the exons ATGGCTTATAATTTTCCGGGTGTACCAGCGACCGCTATGCCACCGATGG GTATGGGACCTATGGGAGCCCTTACTTCAATCGCTGGCCCACAAAGTTTCATGGAGTTAACAAGCCAGGGGTTTCCTCCTCTACCTCCACCGATGCCACTGCCTGGGATGAATGATTCTCCTTTAGAATTTAGTACAAATAAAAATCAACCACCAGTAGTTAGAGAAACATCTGAGGATAGTAGTgataaaagaaatgaaaaaagtGATATTAGACGTGAAAGAGAAAACAGAGACAACAGGGATAATCGTGACAATAGAAG GTCTAGAAATGATCGAAGGGAACGAGATAGGGAAAGAAGGGAAGAAAGAAGTGAAAGGGATCGAAGAGAAGAACGAAGACCAGATGATCGAAACAGTATAAATTCTAATAGTTGCAATAACGGACATAATAATAATTCAAGTGGTAATGAACTTCCATCTTCGTCTAATACTGGTAGTACTCAGAATCTAGGAGCACAAATGGAACAAACAACAGGTGTTTGGGGTATGGGAGTGGGATATCCAGTAATGGGGATGGGTCCAATGGGACCAATGGGACCAATGATGAGCGAAATGACGCTTGGTCCACATATGGGGCATACTCATAGTTATGGGCCCATGAGTATGGGAATGATGTCGCATGATGGCACTATGATAGGTGCACAAATATTAGGACCAGAACAAATAATGAACGATGCAGCCCAAATCATGAACAGTGCCTTACCTCCTCCACCAACAACACAGCAAGGTACCAAAGAAATTATACACTGTAAAAGTTGTACGCTGTTCCCACCAAATCCGAATGCTCCACCTCCAACAACTAGAGAAAGGCCTCCAGGATGCAGAACAATTTTTGTCGGAG GTTTACCAGAGAATATTACAGAAACGATAATTCAAGAAATATTCGAACGGTGTGGAGAGATAACCACTTTGCGGCTGTCTAAAAAAAACTTTTGTCATATACGTTTTGTACTAGAGAGTAGCGTCGATGCAGCTATTTATTTATCTGGGTATAGAGTTAGAATAGGATCCAGTGGTGAATCTGCAAACACTGGCAGGCTTCATGTAGACTTTGCTCAA GCTAGGGATGATCAGTATGAATGGGAATGCAGACAACGACAGCTACAAAGAGAACAACGACACAGAGAAAGAGTTGAAAAGGAAAGACAAAGGGCACCATCCAGTCCACCCCCCGTAGTTCACTATACCGACCATGAGGCATCGAATATTTGCGAGAAGATTAAACAAGATGATACATTTATGAAAGCGGTACAA GTTGTCGTGACATGGCTCGAGCGTGGAGACTGTACCAAAAGGAACGCTAACACATTTTATTCGATGATTCAATCAACGAATTCTCACGTTCGGAGATTACTCACAGAGAAAGTCGCCTACGAGGAGGAACTTCAGAAGGCAAAAGAACTGATGAAGGGAAGGATGCAAGGACTCTTGATACAAT TCAGTCAGATTGAACGCGTCTTTACTGCGGCCAGCCACAAGAAGGTCTGGGATCACTTCACAAAGGCTCAGCGGAAGAACATCGAAATATGGAAGAAACAATCTTCG GAAATTAAAGCAGTACAACTGGAAGAATCTTTAATGGAAGGTGAAGGAGAAATGGAAGTTTCCGATTCAGAGGAGGAACCGCAACGCAAAAAAGCACGTAATCAGTCAGATGTACACGATGATACCGAAAGATTGCAAACGTTAAAGGAAGAGAACGATAGTCTTCGGTGTCAGTTGGAAGCATACAAAAATGAA gtAGATTTGTTAAAATCTGAGACAAAAAGTGAAATAGATGCGAAGGATAAGCAAATGAAAATGTTGCAGCAAACCTTGAAAGGTATGCAAGAACAATTAATGCAGTCGAGAAAACAGCAAGCCCAAGATGATCAAAGGATTAAAGATTTGACTGTGAAATTGAATGCCACGAAAAGGGAAGAACCACAAGAAAGTGAGATAATAACGTTAGATAAAGATGATGATATCAACGAAGAACCGCGAACTCCGAAACAATTAGCCTTAGCAACTAGCCACGTACAAATTACTCAAAAGGATGCTAAGTTGATAG GATTAATAGCGACATTTTTACATATTCATCCATTCGGTGCAAGCGTAGATTATTTGTGGTCCTATTTACAAAAAATGGAACCAGGTATCAAACCGAATGAAGTAGAAGCTCTGATGCAACGATTTCCTCAAGTCTTTAAACAGGATTTATTCGGAATCGGTGCAAATATGGAAAGACGTTGGCAATTTTCAGGTTTTAATGTTTACCGT
- the LOC143431612 gene encoding ecto-NOX disulfide-thiol exchanger 2 isoform X2, with the protein MAYNFPGVPATAMPPMGMGPMGALTSIAGPQSFMELTSQGFPPLPPPMPLPGMNDSPLEFSTNKNQPPVVRETSEDSSDKRNEKSDIRRERENRDNRDNRDNRRSRNDRRERDRERREERSERDRREERRPDDRNSINSNSCNNGHNNNSSGNELPSSSNTGSTQNLGAQMEQTTGVWGMGVGYPVMGMGPMGPMGPMMSEMTLGPHMGHTHSYGPMSMGMMSHDGTMIGAQILGPEQIMNDAAQIMNSALPPPPTTQQGTKEIIHCKSCTLFPPNPNAPPPTTRERPPGCRTIFVGGLPENITETIIQEIFERCGEITTLRLSKKNFCHIRFVLESSVDAAIYLSGYRVRIGSSGESANTGRLHVDFAQARDDQYEWECRQRQLQREQRHRERVEKERQRAPSSPPPVVHYTDHEASNICEKIKQDDTFMKAVQKTRSVTLPNKRIKSLQVVVTWLERGDCTKRNANTFYSMIQSTNSHVRRLLTEKVAYEEELQKAKELMKGRMQGLLIQFSQIERVFTAASHKKVWDHFTKAQRKNIEIWKKQSSEIKAVQLEESLMEGEGEMEVSDSEEEPQRKKARNQSDVHDDTERLQTLKEENDSLRCQLEAYKNEVDLLKSETKSEIDAKDKQMKMLQQTLKGMQEQLMQSRKQQAQDDQRIKDLTVKLNATKREEPQESEIITLDKDDDINEEPRTPKQLALATSHVQITQKDAKLIGLIATFLHIHPFGASVDYLWSYLQKMEPGIKPNEVEALMQRFPQVFKQDLFGIGANMERRWQFSGFNVYRNH; encoded by the exons ATGGCTTATAATTTTCCGGGTGTACCAGCGACCGCTATGCCACCGATGG GTATGGGACCTATGGGAGCCCTTACTTCAATCGCTGGCCCACAAAGTTTCATGGAGTTAACAAGCCAGGGGTTTCCTCCTCTACCTCCACCGATGCCACTGCCTGGGATGAATGATTCTCCTTTAGAATTTAGTACAAATAAAAATCAACCACCAGTAGTTAGAGAAACATCTGAGGATAGTAGTgataaaagaaatgaaaaaagtGATATTAGACGTGAAAGAGAAAACAGAGACAACAGGGATAATCGTGACAATAGAAG GTCTAGAAATGATCGAAGGGAACGAGATAGGGAAAGAAGGGAAGAAAGAAGTGAAAGGGATCGAAGAGAAGAACGAAGACCAGATGATCGAAACAGTATAAATTCTAATAGTTGCAATAACGGACATAATAATAATTCAAGTGGTAATGAACTTCCATCTTCGTCTAATACTGGTAGTACTCAGAATCTAGGAGCACAAATGGAACAAACAACAGGTGTTTGGGGTATGGGAGTGGGATATCCAGTAATGGGGATGGGTCCAATGGGACCAATGGGACCAATGATGAGCGAAATGACGCTTGGTCCACATATGGGGCATACTCATAGTTATGGGCCCATGAGTATGGGAATGATGTCGCATGATGGCACTATGATAGGTGCACAAATATTAGGACCAGAACAAATAATGAACGATGCAGCCCAAATCATGAACAGTGCCTTACCTCCTCCACCAACAACACAGCAAGGTACCAAAGAAATTATACACTGTAAAAGTTGTACGCTGTTCCCACCAAATCCGAATGCTCCACCTCCAACAACTAGAGAAAGGCCTCCAGGATGCAGAACAATTTTTGTCGGAG GTTTACCAGAGAATATTACAGAAACGATAATTCAAGAAATATTCGAACGGTGTGGAGAGATAACCACTTTGCGGCTGTCTAAAAAAAACTTTTGTCATATACGTTTTGTACTAGAGAGTAGCGTCGATGCAGCTATTTATTTATCTGGGTATAGAGTTAGAATAGGATCCAGTGGTGAATCTGCAAACACTGGCAGGCTTCATGTAGACTTTGCTCAA GCTAGGGATGATCAGTATGAATGGGAATGCAGACAACGACAGCTACAAAGAGAACAACGACACAGAGAAAGAGTTGAAAAGGAAAGACAAAGGGCACCATCCAGTCCACCCCCCGTAGTTCACTATACCGACCATGAGGCATCGAATATTTGCGAGAAGATTAAACAAGATGATACATTTATGAAAGCGGTACAA AAAACACGTTCTGTCACGTTACCAAACAAGCGCATTAAATCATTACAGGTTGTCGTGACATGGCTCGAGCGTGGAGACTGTACCAAAAGGAACGCTAACACATTTTATTCGATGATTCAATCAACGAATTCTCACGTTCGGAGATTACTCACAGAGAAAGTCGCCTACGAGGAGGAACTTCAGAAGGCAAAAGAACTGATGAAGGGAAGGATGCAAGGACTCTTGATACAAT TCAGTCAGATTGAACGCGTCTTTACTGCGGCCAGCCACAAGAAGGTCTGGGATCACTTCACAAAGGCTCAGCGGAAGAACATCGAAATATGGAAGAAACAATCTTCG GAAATTAAAGCAGTACAACTGGAAGAATCTTTAATGGAAGGTGAAGGAGAAATGGAAGTTTCCGATTCAGAGGAGGAACCGCAACGCAAAAAAGCACGTAATCAGTCAGATGTACACGATGATACCGAAAGATTGCAAACGTTAAAGGAAGAGAACGATAGTCTTCGGTGTCAGTTGGAAGCATACAAAAATGAA gtAGATTTGTTAAAATCTGAGACAAAAAGTGAAATAGATGCGAAGGATAAGCAAATGAAAATGTTGCAGCAAACCTTGAAAGGTATGCAAGAACAATTAATGCAGTCGAGAAAACAGCAAGCCCAAGATGATCAAAGGATTAAAGATTTGACTGTGAAATTGAATGCCACGAAAAGGGAAGAACCACAAGAAAGTGAGATAATAACGTTAGATAAAGATGATGATATCAACGAAGAACCGCGAACTCCGAAACAATTAGCCTTAGCAACTAGCCACGTACAAATTACTCAAAAGGATGCTAAGTTGATAG GATTAATAGCGACATTTTTACATATTCATCCATTCGGTGCAAGCGTAGATTATTTGTGGTCCTATTTACAAAAAATGGAACCAGGTATCAAACCGAATGAAGTAGAAGCTCTGATGCAACGATTTCCTCAAGTCTTTAAACAGGATTTATTCGGAATCGGTGCAAATATGGAAAGACGTTGGCAATTTTCAGGTTTTAATGTTTACCGT